One Fuerstiella marisgermanici DNA window includes the following coding sequences:
- a CDS encoding DegT/DnrJ/EryC1/StrS family aminotransferase: MTMQLPSDQDSTGRTLGAEELELLRQVIESGTLTSTKGEFVKTLEAEFAKKLGAKHAFACASGTAAIHCAVAAINPEPGDEIITTSITDMGGLTPIIYQGAVPVFADVDPETYNVTARTIEKVISERTKAIIVTHLFGNPCDMAAIQELAKKHNIPVIEDCAQAFLTTYREENVGTIGDIGCFSLQQGKHITTGEGGLVVTNDDKLARHMFLYINKAWGYGDEKPDHYFAALNYRMSELQGAVAVAQLEKLEDVVASRTRLADALTPRISGLAGVSTPTVTPDSTHTYWKYCLNIDATVIEGGAVGLGAALREKGIACAPRYIQKPAFECQVIRDQVTFGTSRWPFSLARPEAVDYSREKFEGTYKALQHVLVLPFNECYTDEHVEYLADAIREAVASVQKVDASNVTQ; this comes from the coding sequence ATGACAATGCAATTGCCATCAGATCAGGATTCCACCGGCCGAACGCTGGGCGCTGAAGAACTGGAACTACTGCGTCAGGTAATTGAATCCGGCACGCTGACCAGTACCAAGGGCGAATTCGTTAAGACTCTGGAAGCAGAATTCGCCAAGAAACTGGGCGCGAAGCACGCATTCGCGTGTGCCAGCGGAACGGCCGCCATTCATTGTGCCGTCGCAGCCATCAATCCGGAACCGGGTGACGAGATCATCACCACGTCCATCACTGACATGGGCGGACTGACTCCAATTATCTATCAGGGAGCTGTGCCGGTCTTTGCGGACGTTGATCCGGAAACTTACAACGTGACGGCTCGCACCATTGAGAAGGTGATCAGCGAACGCACCAAAGCCATCATTGTTACTCACCTGTTCGGCAACCCCTGCGACATGGCCGCCATTCAGGAACTGGCAAAGAAGCACAACATTCCCGTAATCGAAGACTGTGCTCAGGCGTTTCTGACGACGTACCGCGAAGAAAACGTCGGCACCATCGGCGACATCGGCTGCTTCAGTCTGCAGCAGGGCAAGCACATTACCACGGGTGAAGGCGGCCTTGTTGTCACGAACGATGACAAGCTGGCTCGCCACATGTTTCTGTACATCAACAAGGCATGGGGCTACGGCGACGAGAAGCCGGACCACTACTTTGCCGCTCTGAATTATCGCATGAGTGAACTTCAGGGAGCTGTCGCTGTGGCTCAGTTGGAAAAACTGGAAGACGTCGTTGCTTCGCGAACTCGTTTGGCCGACGCCTTGACGCCTCGCATCAGCGGACTCGCCGGAGTTTCCACGCCGACTGTCACACCAGACAGCACTCACACCTATTGGAAGTACTGCCTGAACATCGATGCCACCGTGATCGAAGGCGGAGCTGTTGGTCTGGGAGCGGCTTTGCGGGAAAAAGGCATCGCCTGTGCTCCTCGGTACATTCAGAAGCCAGCCTTTGAATGTCAGGTGATTCGCGATCAGGTCACTTTCGGAACCAGCCGCTGGCCTTTCAGCCTGGCTCGTCCGGAAGCTGTTGACTACAGCCGTGAAAAATTCGAAGGCACCTACAAGGCTTTGCAGCACGTTTTGGTTCTGCCTTTCAACGAATGTTACACCGACGAACACGTTGAGTACCTGGCCGATGCCATTCGCGAAGCGGTGGCGTCAGTGCAGAAGGTCGACGCATCCAACGTCACTCAGTAG
- a CDS encoding ISAs1 family transposase, which produces MSTVELAVTQELTGNIVHYFDQLKDPRSNINRLHLLGDVIVIAICGVLANADGPSAIAEWARLNADGLQKHLALPHGIPKKDTYRRVLSLLKPNDFQACFVQWIESLEGLSDEQKEGYRKQIAIDGKALRRSHDKKNGLGALFIVSAWASDQGISLGQVATEEKSNEITAIPKLLNEINIDEAIITIDAAGCQKNIAQQIVSGNADYVLALKGNQPKLYEVVQKFFLDHLEDDFARCPVSRYEETEKGHGRQEQRIYYQATVPVDFDVGHKWAGLKTIGTAIRMYEQDGIHHSDVRYYISSLRRKGELFATTVRGHWAIENTLHWSLDMTYREDESRVRNRIFANNLSWLRRLTLSLIKKHPGKQSNVMKRRMAGWNIDYLMQILTGKTT; this is translated from the coding sequence ATGTCGACAGTTGAACTGGCGGTCACCCAGGAGCTGACAGGAAACATTGTTCATTACTTTGATCAATTGAAAGACCCGCGTTCCAACATCAATCGTCTGCATCTGCTTGGTGATGTGATTGTGATCGCCATTTGCGGAGTGCTGGCCAACGCCGACGGCCCCAGTGCGATTGCGGAATGGGCGCGACTGAATGCCGATGGCCTGCAGAAACACCTGGCACTTCCGCATGGCATTCCGAAAAAAGATACGTACCGGCGCGTCCTTTCTCTCCTGAAGCCGAACGACTTTCAAGCGTGCTTCGTGCAATGGATTGAATCGCTGGAAGGACTTTCCGACGAACAGAAAGAAGGCTACAGAAAACAGATTGCGATTGATGGCAAAGCACTCCGTCGATCACATGACAAAAAGAATGGGCTGGGTGCGTTGTTCATCGTGAGTGCGTGGGCTTCTGATCAGGGGATTTCTCTGGGACAGGTGGCGACGGAAGAGAAGTCGAACGAGATCACCGCGATCCCGAAATTACTGAACGAAATCAATATCGATGAGGCGATCATTACGATTGACGCAGCGGGTTGTCAAAAAAACATTGCGCAGCAGATCGTGTCTGGCAATGCAGACTATGTGTTAGCCCTGAAAGGCAACCAACCGAAACTCTATGAGGTCGTGCAGAAGTTTTTTCTCGATCACCTGGAGGATGACTTCGCTCGCTGTCCCGTCAGTCGCTATGAAGAAACAGAGAAGGGACACGGTCGGCAGGAACAGAGAATCTACTATCAGGCGACCGTGCCTGTCGATTTTGACGTGGGCCACAAATGGGCCGGACTCAAGACCATCGGAACGGCGATCCGAATGTACGAGCAGGACGGCATTCATCATTCTGACGTTCGCTACTACATCAGCAGTCTGCGTCGCAAAGGCGAGCTGTTCGCAACAACGGTTCGTGGTCACTGGGCCATAGAAAACACGCTGCACTGGAGTCTCGACATGACCTACCGCGAGGATGAGAGTCGAGTCCGAAACCGAATCTTCGCGAACAATTTGTCATGGCTCAGACGACTCACACTCAGCCTCATCAAGAAACATCCTGGCAAACAAAGCAACGTCATGAAAAGAAGAATGGCCGGATGGAACATTGACTATTTGATGCAAATCCTTACCGGCAAAACAACTTAG
- a CDS encoding serine/threonine-protein kinase: MTTKLKINCPSCDQKLRVSEEKLTLQVCCPKCKQRFVPQTAANTTRSGHELQQTIISNDRVSELLPSPTESRKTIGRFLIKDKLGEGAFGAVYKAHDLQLERTVAIKVPTFAPGDLRRRRRFVTEARSAAKLHHPNIVTVYENGETEDGQLYIASEFVAGKTLKEVLKTSESVLTQRVTWVRDLAEALHYAHSEGIVHRDIKPENVLIDDTATRAKVADFGLAKVLDEQGSSEKAELKTQDGILGTPAFMAPEQARGKLNEVGPHSDQYSLGAVLYQCLTGQPPFFGSTYVVVAAVAGDTEPISIRNISPSVPLDLVAICENGDEQIRQVAVQGLRGTC; this comes from the coding sequence ATGACCACCAAATTGAAAATCAATTGTCCGAGTTGCGATCAAAAGCTGCGTGTTTCCGAGGAAAAGCTGACGCTGCAGGTTTGCTGCCCGAAATGTAAGCAACGATTTGTCCCGCAAACGGCAGCGAATACAACTCGGTCCGGTCACGAATTGCAGCAGACAATCATTTCCAACGACCGCGTTTCGGAATTGTTGCCTTCGCCTACAGAGTCGCGGAAGACAATCGGACGGTTCCTAATCAAGGATAAGCTGGGTGAGGGAGCGTTCGGCGCTGTCTATAAGGCTCATGATTTGCAGCTCGAACGCACTGTTGCGATAAAAGTTCCGACATTTGCCCCGGGAGACCTCCGGCGGCGGCGACGGTTCGTGACCGAGGCTAGGAGCGCCGCCAAACTGCATCACCCCAACATTGTAACGGTTTACGAAAATGGCGAGACAGAGGATGGGCAACTCTATATTGCGTCTGAATTCGTGGCCGGAAAAACGTTGAAGGAGGTATTAAAGACTTCAGAATCTGTGTTGACTCAGCGAGTCACCTGGGTCCGGGACCTGGCAGAGGCTCTTCACTATGCACACTCGGAAGGCATCGTACATCGTGACATTAAACCAGAAAACGTGCTTATTGATGATACAGCCACACGAGCCAAAGTTGCTGATTTCGGCCTCGCAAAGGTTCTGGACGAACAAGGCAGCAGTGAGAAAGCAGAGCTGAAGACGCAGGATGGCATTCTGGGAACTCCTGCGTTTATGGCACCTGAACAGGCTCGAGGAAAGCTCAATGAAGTGGGTCCACATAGCGATCAATACAGTCTTGGTGCTGTGCTCTACCAATGCCTGACCGGCCAGCCCCCATTTTTCGGCTCAACATATGTTGTCGTGGCTGCCGTCGCTGGAGATACAGAGCCGATCTCTATTCGAAATATCTCACCGTCAGTTCCGCTGGACTTGGTAGCCATTTGCGAAAATGGCGATGAGCAAATCCGTCAAGTGGCGGTACAAGGCTTGCGAGGAACTTGCTGA
- a CDS encoding glycosyltransferase, translated as MFLFDTTMVTQATQQERFSPEDASSVRGETTRRHLLTVNVEDYFQVGVFQKFISTENWYRFESRLQQNVEQVLELLEQRNTKATFFVLGWTAEKDPKLVRMIADAGHEVASRGLVHQPLLTLSKAQIREDLVKSKALLEDTTGQSVDGFRLSDGWLSKQTLWLLDEVAAAGYRYDSSLMPKQRDFADDPKWRSIQQVQTANGPLLEVPLSTMETPGGWLPIAGGNYQRQVPNFVMRRLVDRAMESATDPFVMYFQVWELDTEQPRLSVADRITKVRHYRKLGKYRRILPQYLDRYQFTSIRDHGTLENSPLKLLANPAADVTRTLGAAESATELSASPAAASATSETSQRHTSTDKTAVTIVIPCFNEETSLKYLSNTLASVTRKLSEHFQPNILFVDDCSTDNTFDALHKQFGDNPAVKIVRHEVNRGVSAGILTGLAHAETDVVCSMDCDCSYDPHELANMLPLLTGDVSMVTASPYHKDGLVRNVPGWRLVLSRGLSAMYQRLLKQELATWTSCFRVYRRAHILELPLKEDGFLGTAELAAQLVLRKRVIAEYPATLEVRLFGLSKMKTVKAILSHLRLLSRIAMSRFCGSSDRQGQSP; from the coding sequence ATGTTTCTTTTTGACACCACGATGGTCACCCAGGCTACGCAACAAGAACGCTTTTCGCCGGAAGACGCTTCGTCTGTTCGGGGCGAAACCACGCGTCGTCATTTGTTGACCGTCAACGTGGAAGACTACTTCCAGGTCGGAGTCTTCCAGAAATTCATCAGCACCGAAAATTGGTATCGCTTCGAAAGTCGCCTGCAGCAGAACGTCGAACAGGTTCTGGAGCTTCTGGAACAGCGAAACACCAAGGCCACATTCTTCGTGTTGGGCTGGACAGCGGAGAAGGACCCGAAGCTGGTTCGAATGATCGCCGACGCCGGCCACGAAGTCGCCAGTCGAGGGCTCGTGCATCAACCATTGCTGACACTGTCGAAGGCACAGATTCGTGAAGATCTGGTCAAGTCGAAGGCTTTGCTGGAGGACACAACAGGGCAAAGCGTCGACGGATTTCGATTATCCGACGGCTGGTTAAGTAAGCAGACACTTTGGCTACTGGACGAAGTGGCGGCAGCTGGCTACCGCTACGATTCCAGCCTGATGCCCAAACAACGCGACTTCGCCGACGATCCGAAGTGGCGAAGCATTCAGCAGGTGCAAACGGCCAATGGTCCGCTGTTGGAAGTGCCATTGTCAACGATGGAAACCCCGGGCGGCTGGTTGCCGATCGCTGGCGGAAACTATCAGCGGCAGGTGCCAAACTTCGTGATGCGAAGGTTGGTTGACCGAGCAATGGAGTCAGCCACTGACCCATTCGTTATGTACTTCCAGGTCTGGGAACTCGACACTGAGCAGCCGCGTCTAAGCGTCGCAGATCGCATCACCAAGGTTCGCCACTACCGAAAACTCGGCAAGTATCGCCGCATTCTGCCTCAGTATTTGGACCGCTATCAGTTCACGTCGATTCGTGATCATGGCACGCTGGAAAACAGTCCTCTGAAACTCTTGGCGAATCCCGCAGCCGATGTTACTAGAACGTTGGGTGCCGCAGAGAGTGCGACCGAACTTTCTGCGAGTCCAGCGGCAGCGTCTGCAACTTCGGAGACCTCACAGCGGCACACATCGACCGACAAAACGGCCGTCACAATCGTGATTCCGTGCTTCAACGAAGAAACGTCGCTGAAGTATCTCAGCAACACACTCGCCAGCGTTACTCGCAAACTGTCGGAACACTTCCAGCCAAACATCCTGTTCGTTGACGACTGCAGCACGGACAACACGTTCGATGCGTTGCACAAGCAGTTCGGCGACAACCCAGCCGTGAAGATCGTACGCCACGAAGTCAATCGCGGTGTGTCGGCCGGCATCCTCACGGGGCTGGCTCACGCAGAAACAGACGTCGTTTGTTCAATGGACTGCGACTGCAGCTATGACCCGCACGAACTGGCCAACATGCTTCCGCTGCTGACCGGCGATGTTTCGATGGTCACCGCGTCGCCCTACCACAAAGACGGACTCGTTCGCAACGTGCCAGGCTGGCGACTGGTTTTGTCACGCGGTCTGTCGGCGATGTATCAGCGGTTGCTGAAGCAGGAACTGGCCACATGGACAAGCTGCTTTCGAGTCTATCGTCGTGCTCACATTCTGGAATTGCCGCTCAAAGAAGACGGTTTTTTGGGCACTGCCGAACTGGCTGCTCAACTGGTCCTCAGGAAGCGAGTGATTGCCGAATACCCGGCAACTCTGGAAGTCCGATTGTTTGGGCTTTCCAAAATGAAAACCGTCAAAGCCATCTTAAGTCACCTTCGACTTCTGTCACGAATCGCAATGTCGCGGTTCTGCGGCAGTAGCGATCGACAAGGGCAGAGCCCTTGA
- a CDS encoding protein kinase domain-containing protein translates to MKSKPPNTAAVTLKVTEGPSAGRVLQYTNHQTCILGRSKEAQLRLSPNRQFSRFHCRLEISPPEVAVVDLGSTNGTKVNGQRIETAMLATGDEVTVGDTKFTVTIQHSPEPSSSSHDATVIGVAMKRHTDHDSFDEPVPQIPGYTVERQIGFGSMGVVYVARRNATNEKVAIKIVRPLVCTHKKAIEKFRREAAIVLRLQHKRIVKSLDFRLTEDLLPYLVMEYIDEVDFRELLAAATLPDRCRMAAGIMVRVLEGLQYAHKLEIVHRDVKPTNLLVYKAGRKLQVKLADFGLAKNFIDAGFSDCSTSNEICGTLAYMPPEQIIDCRHAKPTCDIYAAGVCLYNMISGRLPFEADMVAQQISMILNTEAISITQHVPDIPKGIANIIVRAIEREVADRYATAGEMREALLPFTKRTRRST, encoded by the coding sequence TTGAAGTCGAAGCCTCCCAACACAGCAGCCGTGACTCTGAAAGTCACAGAAGGCCCGAGTGCGGGAAGGGTCCTTCAGTACACCAACCACCAAACATGTATCCTGGGACGGTCAAAAGAAGCCCAACTTCGGTTGTCGCCCAACCGCCAGTTTTCACGATTTCATTGTCGCCTTGAAATAAGTCCGCCGGAAGTGGCTGTCGTCGATCTGGGCAGCACCAATGGGACGAAGGTGAATGGACAACGAATCGAAACCGCCATGTTGGCGACCGGCGATGAAGTCACCGTCGGAGACACAAAATTCACAGTCACAATTCAACACAGCCCGGAACCAAGTTCCAGCAGCCATGACGCCACCGTGATTGGAGTCGCCATGAAGCGTCACACCGATCACGATTCCTTTGACGAACCCGTTCCGCAAATTCCCGGCTACACAGTCGAACGTCAGATTGGCTTTGGCAGCATGGGCGTTGTGTATGTCGCTCGACGCAACGCCACCAACGAGAAAGTGGCCATCAAAATTGTGCGACCGCTTGTCTGCACTCACAAGAAGGCTATCGAAAAGTTCCGGAGAGAAGCTGCGATCGTTTTAAGGCTGCAACACAAACGAATCGTGAAGTCGCTCGACTTTCGACTGACCGAGGACCTGTTGCCTTATCTGGTGATGGAGTACATCGACGAGGTTGACTTTCGCGAACTGCTGGCAGCTGCCACTTTACCGGATCGTTGTCGCATGGCTGCTGGCATTATGGTGCGAGTTCTGGAGGGACTGCAGTACGCTCATAAGCTGGAAATCGTGCATCGCGACGTCAAGCCAACCAATCTGCTGGTCTACAAAGCGGGCCGCAAGCTGCAGGTGAAGCTGGCCGACTTCGGTTTGGCCAAAAACTTCATTGACGCCGGGTTCAGCGACTGCAGCACCAGCAACGAAATCTGCGGCACACTGGCCTACATGCCGCCGGAACAGATTATCGACTGCCGTCACGCCAAACCGACGTGTGACATCTACGCCGCAGGAGTGTGTCTGTACAACATGATCAGCGGTCGGCTGCCCTTCGAGGCCGACATGGTCGCTCAACAGATTTCCATGATTCTGAATACTGAAGCGATTTCGATCACGCAACATGTGCCAGATATCCCGAAAGGCATCGCGAACATAATTGTCCGAGCAATTGAACGAGAAGTCGCCGATCGATACGCAACAGCCGGTGAAATGAGAGAAGCTCTGCTGCCATTTACGAAACGCACTCGGAGGTCGACTTAG
- a CDS encoding WD40 repeat domain-containing protein — MKVLNSFHDFNEPVTFAAFAAFGLDLLAVSAGRQLVVRNTKGGELTFQHRQMASYLAYVQFLTCPTDRRRTDAVLAATSDGQLLQIDIESQRFRRMLERDLTSTDADAVGKSGVSNDSRIGFDPSEKHTLAAGENYSVILNHGPEDNTPVNATTFLGHTDAIYSGAISPDLRRAVTSSADRTIRIWDVRTGIELLSLPIGYTRSRRPEPQGMSINESKIELLLTASRTRTLSREEVLRLPDAAENANYRVSSHTVVQWGDFRQGIVPKALTHFD, encoded by the coding sequence ATGAAAGTTCTGAATTCCTTTCATGACTTCAATGAGCCCGTCACATTTGCTGCATTTGCTGCATTCGGCTTGGATCTATTGGCGGTATCTGCTGGGCGCCAGCTTGTAGTGCGTAACACCAAAGGCGGCGAGTTGACTTTTCAGCACCGGCAAATGGCGAGTTATCTGGCGTATGTACAATTTCTAACTTGCCCGACAGATCGGCGGCGTACTGACGCGGTCCTGGCAGCTACTTCCGACGGGCAACTGCTGCAGATCGATATTGAATCTCAACGATTCAGACGAATGCTGGAACGTGACTTAACATCAACAGATGCGGACGCCGTCGGAAAATCAGGTGTCAGTAACGATAGCCGGATTGGTTTTGATCCAAGCGAAAAACATACATTGGCTGCTGGCGAAAACTACTCCGTAATCCTGAATCATGGACCAGAGGACAACACGCCTGTAAATGCAACGACTTTTCTGGGGCATACGGACGCAATTTACTCAGGAGCGATAAGCCCTGATTTACGTCGTGCCGTCACATCATCGGCAGATCGGACCATTCGAATTTGGGACGTCAGGACAGGGATCGAATTGCTTTCACTGCCAATCGGCTACACGCGTTCAAGGCGACCAGAACCGCAAGGAATGTCAATCAATGAATCAAAGATTGAATTGCTGTTGACTGCGTCCAGGACAAGGACTTTGAGCCGCGAAGAAGTATTGAGACTTCCCGACGCAGCTGAAAACGCTAACTACCGTGTTTCCAGCCATACTGTTGTCCAGTGGGGCGACTTTCGTCAGGGAATTGTACCTAAAGCTCTTACGCACTTTGATTGA
- a CDS encoding Gfo/Idh/MocA family protein, with amino-acid sequence MISRVEPTFVLIGAGGISKAYAQAFANGLPYKLVGVADIRKEAAEEVAEIVGAKSYDDIEIMCAELQPTAAIVCTPPNTHAAICIELMNLGIHVLCEKPLAVTSQDARRMISAADANNVTFTMGSKFRFVEDVQEARRIIESGKLGDIVLFENTFAGFCDMSQRWNSNPEISGGGVLIDNGTHSIDIMRFLLGSVTELQVVEGRRIQNLAVEDTARLFVRNEAGAMGSIDLSWSMNKVQPHFISIYGSKGTLLVGWQESKFQLAGESEWTVFGNGYDKVGAFSNQLSNFAAAIKGEEELIINSNDALASVMTMETAYEALKSSEWHPVAQTHEQWVRGGVASKVE; translated from the coding sequence ATGATTTCTCGCGTTGAACCAACCTTTGTTCTCATCGGTGCCGGTGGCATTTCCAAAGCTTACGCTCAGGCATTCGCCAATGGCCTGCCATACAAGCTGGTCGGTGTCGCCGACATTCGCAAAGAAGCCGCTGAAGAAGTGGCCGAGATCGTCGGAGCGAAATCTTACGATGACATCGAAATCATGTGTGCCGAACTGCAGCCCACCGCGGCCATCGTTTGCACACCGCCGAATACGCATGCCGCCATTTGCATCGAACTGATGAATCTGGGCATTCATGTGCTGTGCGAAAAGCCACTCGCCGTGACGTCACAGGATGCTCGCCGCATGATCAGTGCAGCGGACGCCAACAACGTGACCTTCACGATGGGTTCCAAGTTTCGTTTTGTGGAAGACGTCCAGGAAGCTCGCCGCATTATCGAATCCGGCAAGCTGGGCGACATCGTGCTGTTCGAAAACACGTTCGCCGGCTTCTGCGATATGTCGCAACGCTGGAATTCGAATCCGGAAATCAGCGGCGGCGGCGTCCTAATCGACAACGGCACACACTCGATCGACATCATGCGATTTTTGCTGGGTTCGGTCACCGAACTGCAGGTTGTCGAAGGTCGTCGCATTCAGAATCTGGCCGTGGAAGATACGGCTCGCCTGTTCGTCCGCAACGAAGCGGGAGCGATGGGCAGCATCGACCTGTCGTGGAGCATGAACAAAGTGCAGCCGCACTTCATCAGCATCTACGGTTCGAAGGGAACGCTGCTGGTTGGCTGGCAGGAATCGAAGTTTCAGCTCGCCGGCGAAAGCGAATGGACAGTCTTCGGAAACGGCTACGACAAAGTGGGAGCGTTCTCAAACCAGTTGAGCAACTTCGCCGCCGCCATCAAGGGCGAAGAAGAACTGATCATCAATTCGAACGACGCGTTGGCTTCTGTGATGACGATGGAAACCGCTTACGAAGCTCTGAAATCCAGTGAATGGCATCCTGTGGCACAAACACACGAACAATGGGTTCGTGGCGGTGTTGCGTCCAAGGTTGAGTAG